In Musa acuminata AAA Group cultivar baxijiao chromosome BXJ2-3, Cavendish_Baxijiao_AAA, whole genome shotgun sequence, the following proteins share a genomic window:
- the LOC135607225 gene encoding fasciclin-like arabinogalactan protein 7 — translation MGLTAIFCASTLLALLISSSTTAQSPPAPFLPPSPAPAPAPAPAPHLVNLTDLLSVAGPFSTFLNYLLQTKVIDTFQNQVNSSKQGITIFVPKDSAFAALEKSDLGNLTQNQLRTLMLYHAFPKFYSLSQFKNLSNSNPVSTFAGGQYALNVTDTSGLIRVVSNWATSKISSSVWSTAPVALYQIDKVLLPLAIFSTDPPLAPAPAPAPETKKPSDLSPTQSGIASAPKSSESSTTNGSSFGTSICLFNYLVLVLSGVLMLIM, via the coding sequence ATGGGGCTTACAGCAATCTTTTGTGCAAGCACTCTGCTAGCTCTGTTGATCTCTTCTTCTACGACTGCACAATCTCCTCCAGCCCCGTTTCTACCTCCATCTCCGGCACCTGCGCCTGCTCCTGCTCCTGCACCACATCTTGTGAACCTCACTGACCTACTTTCAGTTGCTGGCCCTTTTAGCACTTTCCTCAACTACCTACTGCAAACCAAAGTCATCGATACATTTCAGAACCAGGTTAACAGCAGCAAACAAGGTATCACCATCTTTGTGCCAAAAGATTCAGCTTTTGCAGCCCTCGAGAAGTCTGACCTCGGCAATCTTACCCAAAACCAACTGAGGACCCTGATGCTCTACCATGCCTTCCCTAAGTTCTACTCACTGTCTCAATTCAAGAACCTGAGCAATTCGAACCCGGTCAGTACATTCGCTGGCGGGCAGTATGCATTGAATGTCACCGACACGTCTGGGCTCATTCGTGTTGTTTCAAACTGGGCAACCTCGAAGATATCTAGCAGCGTCTGGTCAACAGCTCCAGTGGCACTTTATCAGATCGATAAGGTTTTGCTTCCATTAGCAATCTTCAGCACTGATCCGCCTCTAGCACCAGCTCCGGCACCGGCTCCAGAAACCAAGAAACCATCAGATCTGTCTCCAACCCAAAGCGGAATCGCTTCTGCTCCCAAATCTTCCGAGTCATCAACCACTAATGGTTCTTCATTCGGAACCAGCATCTGCCTATTCAACTACTTGGTTCTGGTTCTCTCTGGAGTTCTGATGCTTATTATGTGA
- the LOC135607226 gene encoding uncharacterized protein LOC135607226, with amino-acid sequence MASASFFASARLPTASLPSPKEQGRGRAAVYVAAVPLRAAKGPAQMLMSAAYSLGVWDLQHFMVVVRPVPSRSQVVVFDFQPQDPENFYALLSVISQRQIPGVVLKRKLQRIPKSRCWFIGFSDDDGVEVANKFSEDWSTHLTVGKHDCRHFTNGLVECLTGQQHVLSYLQATSSG; translated from the exons ATGGCTTCCGCGAGCTTCTTTGCGTCAGCGAGATTGCCCACGGCATCGCTTCCTTCTCCGAAGGAACAGGGGAGAGGGCGAGCTGCAGTGTATGTGGCTGCTGTGCCTCTGAGGGCCGCCAAAGGCCCTGCCCAGATGCTCATGTCTGCGGCGTACTCGCTGGGGGTTTGGGACCTGCAGCACTTCATGGTCGTCGTCAGACCAGTTCCGTCTCGGTCGCAG GTGGTCGTCTTTGATTTTCAGCCTCAAGATCCTGAGAACTTCTATGCGTTACTTTCTGTCATATCTCAAAGACAGATACCTG GAGTTGTTCTAAAAAGAAAGCTGCAGAGGATACCTAAAAGTCGGTGCTGGTTTATTGGATTTTCTGATGACGATGGTGTTGAGGTGGCCAACAAATTCAGTGAAGACTGGTCGACTCATCTGACTGTTGGAAAACATGACTGCCGCCATTTCACAAATG GATTGGTGGAGTGCTTAACCGGACAGCAACATGTATTGAGCTATCTACAAGCGACATCCAGTGGCTAA